Sequence from the Bacillus thuringiensis genome:
CTTGCTCCCAGCCGAAGCCCCACTTCATCGCTTGGTCAATTGCAACGATATCGTCAGCAATTTCTTTATGAAGTTTTGCAGAGTATAAAAGAGTCGGTGTAATGATGTTCCATAACAACTCTCCTGCGCGGTCTTTCGCATATACAAGCGCTTTCAATTTATTCGATAAACCTTTTTCTTGTTTACTTAACTCGATAGATGCAGCTTTTAATTTTTTGCGAGCTTCGTACTCCATCGTTTCTGGATTTAATTCTAGAATTTCTTTTCCTTGTTTTAAGAAGAAGCCTTGACCTGTTTTGCTTCCAAGCCATTTTTTATCAAGCATGTCATGCATGAAAGCTGGTACTTTAAATACATCACGCTCTTCTTCTTGTACGTTTTCATATACGTTATTTGCAACGTGTACAAATGTATCTAAACCGACAACATCTAATGTACGGAACGTTGCACTCTTCGGACGACCAATAAGTGGGCCTGTTACAGAATCAACTTCCCCAATGCTATAGCCGCGTTTTACCATCTCTTGAAGAGTTACTAATAAACCGTACGTACCAATGCGGTTTCCAATAAAGTTTGGTGTGTCTTTTGCGATAACAACGCCTTTTCCAAGAACGTCTTCGCCAAATAGTTTCATGAAGCTTAATACTTGTGGATCAGTTTCTTTCGTCGGTATTACCTCTAGAAGTTTTAAATATCGTGGTGGGTTAAAAAAGTGTGTGCCTAAGAAGTGTTTCTGGAAGTCGTCTGAACGACCTTCTGCCATTTTTTCAATTGAAATGCCTGACGTATTCGAGCTTACAATAGAACCTGGTTTACGAACAGCATCTACTTTTTCAAATAGTGTCTTTTTAACATCTAAGTTCTCAACTACTACTTCAATAATCCAATCTACATCAGCAAGACGCTCAAGATCATCTTCTAAGTTACCTGCTTCAATCAGTGCTAGATTTCCTTTCACTGTCAGAGGAGCTGGTTTTTGCTTTAATAGTTTTTGCAATGCTGTATTACTAAAACGATTTCTCACACTTTTATGTTCTAATGTAAGTCCCTTCGCTTCCTCTTCTTTCGTAAGCGCAGGTGGTACAATATCAAGCAATAATGTCGGAATACCAATATTAGCTAAGTGTGCCGCAATCCCTGAACCCATTACGCCTGAACCTAGAACAGCAGCCTTTTTAATTTGGAACATCCAATTCTCCCCCTATTCTTGAATGAATGCTCATTCAATTTTTCGACATAAGTCGCAATCAATGAGTGAGCCTCTACTAATAAATATATGATACAGTTTGAATTTTCGCAATATATTTATTGATAAAATTTTCTGAAATAAGTATTTTTCTTTCATTTGGCTATGCTATACATGTGTATTTTCTTCATTCAAATGCACTTTTCCTTTTTATAATCTGACGAAACTGGAGGAATATATATGGCAAAACTTAAGAAGAACCCTTCAAAGGCTGGAATTAGTGCAGCAAGCGTAACTGGAAATGCAGGTCCGCATAATCACGGTGTAGAAAAAGGCCGTCAAGGTAATAATCAACAATATAAGAAACATAATATGGGCGAAAAATAACGCTATATTTTTGGGCAGAGAACGTGGCATAATGGGTAATGGCTGCTTTTTCTGCCCAATTTATTTGTAACAAATGAGGGAATTATAATGAAACGAACAACAGTTATGATTGTAATGATTGCTACACTTTTTACAGGGATGATTTTCTTCTCTTATGCACAAAGACAACAAGCTGTAAGAGCCGATCAACCTAGTATTACTGGGCAATACGGAATTACAATCGATGCAGACACAGGTGAAATTTTGTATGGAAAACGTGAAGATGAACGCTCTTATCCAGCTAGTATAGCCAAAATGATGACAACCCTTCTCCTACTAGAGAATGTAAAAGAAGATGAAGAAATTACAGTTACAGAAAACGCGATTAAAACAGAAAGTCAAAGTAAGAAAATTAAGCTTCGTGCTGGGGAAAAGTTAAAGAGAGATGAGGCATTAAAGCTTATGCTTATCATTAGTGCAGACCCAATAGCCGAATCCATCGCAGAACATATTGCAGGATCAAAAAATGAATTTGTAAAAATGATGAATGCTAGAGCGAAGGAACTTGGTACAAAACATGCGACTTTCAAAAACGCAAGTGGTGCTGATGCACTAGGAAACAAAGTATCACCATATGACATTGCTATGATTACGAAAGAAGCATTGAAGTACCCAGTTGTTTTAGAATATATGAATTCAACGCGTACAACTCTACATACTTCAGAACGCTCTCCAAACATCGCAAACTATGGACGAGAAGAACTATATGACGATCCATATGCAATTGGAAGTAAAAGCGGTCTATCAGCACTCGGAAAATATACGGTCGTAACAGTGGATGAAAAAGACGGTAAACGCGTCATTAATGTTGTATTATCTTCTACTCGCACGCAACTATATCCTGATACGAAGAAAATGGCACATTACGCATTTCAGCAATTAAAATAACCAAGGAGTGTTTTCTCCTTGGTTATTTTTTAACCATACCTTTTAATACGAACGCAACGTTTGCTGGACGCTCTGCTAGACGACGCATGAAGTAGCCATACCAGTCGTTTCCATAAGGCACATAAACACGCATTTTGTAACCTTCTTTTACTAGCTCAAGTTGACGCTCATTGCGAATACCATATAACATCTGGAACTCAAATTGGTCTCTTGGGATGTTGTGTTCTTCGGCAAGTTTTTTCGTATATTCAATAATCGCTTCGTCATGTGAAGCAATTGCAGTATAATTTCCATTTAATAAGTGCATTTTAATAATTTTTTTATAGTTATCATCTACATCTTTCTTATCCGGGAACGCTACCTCTTCAGGTTCTTTATAAGCTCCTTTTACAAGACGTAAATTAGGACTATAAGCATTTAATTCTTCCATATCTTTTTCTGTACGATACAGATAAGCTTGAATAACAGTACCAATATTATCGTATTCAGACTTTAACTGCTTAAAGATATCAATCGTCTTCCCACAGCGTGTATAGTCTTCCATATCAATTGTAACAAACACACCATTTTCTTTGGCAGCTTCCAAAATACGGCGCATATTGTTCATTACGATTTCATCAGAGATATCTAATCCCATAGAAGTCATCTTTAAAGAAAGCTGCGAATCAAGACCTTCTCTTCCAATTGCACGGATTGCTTCAATCGATTGGTTAGCCATTTCATTTGCTTCCGCTTCATTATCAACGAATTCCCCTAAATAATCGATTGTTACACAAAGACCTTGCTTGTTCAATTGTTTAATAGCTGCCGTCGCTAATTCAATCGTCTCCCCTGCGACAAAGCGACCTGCACCAAAGCGTAAACCGTACTTTTTAGCCAGTTTTGTTAGCGCTTTATTTTTAGATAAGAAAAGAAACGAATTTCGCATTAATTGTTCCATGTAATTCACCCCTATGACTTAATTTATCTGTTTTTTACCCCTCTTCAAAATTATATCATTGTTTAAAATTATTGGATACAAATAATTATTTAGATAATTTATAAAATACTATAAAAACATTTAAAACCCTATATTCCCGCTTATAAATATGCCTGAAATATTTTTCGACATTTAGAAAAATGGAGTTTACTAGGTACAAAATAGGCATGTCGAAAATATTCGACATGCCTATAAAACCCTTTATATTCCATGTAAATTATATAAGGATATTAATACAGAAAACTTGAGATTATATTTACCCCAAGTTTTTTTATTGCTCATTTCTCTTTTCTTCATTCAGCCTTTTAATATCAGTAATTAACTGCACCATCTCTTCTTTCGCATCGGGATACGTCTCATTCCAATGCTTCACTAAAGCCGGCATCGTCTTCGCTATGTAAGAATACAGTGCCCACTTCTGCACCTGTTCTTTTCTCTCTTCATTGCTCTCTCCAAGTAGTAGTTCCGTGTATTTTTCTAATAACCCATCAAATTGTTCGTTAAACTTTTCACTCATCTTATCTACCTCCTATATGAAAAAAGCAGCGAAAATCGCTGCTTTTTTTTATAATTTTGATCGAACAGAGTTTAATTTCTTCTCCATTGTACTTACTTTATCACGACGATCATCGATACGAATTGTTGTTGCAACGCGCTGTGCACCTTTCGTATATGGAACTTCATGCATTTGTTGAATAACTTCTAGAATGACAGGAAGATCTCCTTCAATAACTGTATTCATTGGTGTTAATTGATACTTCACGCGATCTGCATTTTTCTCTAGCACCTTTTGTACTTCTGCTACATATTCACTAACACTTGGATTACCTGTTCCTACTGGAATAATCGATACGTCAACAATTGCCATAGTAGTTTTCCTCCTAATAATCGTTTCTTATATATCCATTGTCTATTTTACCGAAATACGCATCATTTTACTAATTTGTTATTCCTCTATTTTAAATTGCTCAACCAACCTTTCTAAGTCTCTCATATGCTCCGTCAAGCTTTCCATTGTATGAGCTACCTTTTCTAGATGATTCACTTGTGATTCAGTTGCAGCATTCACTTCTTCAGAAACAGCTGCGCTTTCTTGACTCGTACCAGCAATCGTATGCATGACCGCTGTAATTTCTCCTTGCTCATGACCAATGTTATGTACCTCTTCTACAATTTGTTCCACTGAAGTACTAATCGTATTTACAACTGACATAATTGTACGGAATTCCGCCTCTGCCTCTGTCGTAACATTATTTTGTATATCCGCAATGTCTTTCAATTTACTTACAACTTCTACAACTCGTCTTACCTCTACTTGAACATCACCAATCATCGTCGCAATTTCTACTGTTGCTTCTTTTGATTGTTCTGCTAATTTTCGAACCTCTTCAGCAACAACAGCAAAGCCTTTACCCTGTTCACCCGCACGTGCCGCCTCGATCGAAGCATTTAAAGCAAGTAAATTTGTTTGATCCGAAATACCTTTTATAAGCTCTACAACATTTTGAATCGATCCAACTCGTTGCTCTAACTTTCCAGATGCTTCCTCTGTATGAACGACAATTGAAGAGGATTGTTCTCTTGTACGAACTAAATTTCGCATCGTATTCAATCCTTGCTTAGATGCCTCTTCTGCTTTACCAGCTACTCCTTTTATTTCACCAACGGAGCTATTCATTTGTTCCACTGACTGTATCATATTCTCAAGTTGCTCTGAAACTTCATCTACACTATTCGCAAGAGTGGATGCTCCTCCGCTTACATCATCCATTGCACCTGACACTTCTCTACTAGCTGCTACAGTTTCATTCGTTAAATAATGTAGATTATTCGTTGATTGTTGCACGGTTGATACACTATTTTTAATTTTGCTTACCATCTCATTCATTTGCTCAACCATATGATTAAAATGGTTCGTCAGTTCTCCAACTTCATCCTTACTCGTCACTTTCATTTGCAACGTTAAATCACCTTCTGCTACTTTTTGAACGTGATTCGTTAATAGTTGCAGTGGTCTTGCTAATCTTCTTGAGAACAAGTATGAAGCTACGATTGCAACGAATAGGCTAATACATGCCATTATAATGACTGTATTTCTCATACTATTTAATAGCCCATCAATCGTTTCTTTCGGATAAAAAATTCCTATCTTCCATTTCATCAAATCAAATGACTGACTATACGCAACTACATCTTCACCTTTTAATGTAGTGACAGCATATTTTGTTACATCTTTATTTAAACTCTTCACAAGTGGCTCTTTCGAAACATCTTTCCCGATTTTCTCTGGGTAAACAAGAGCCATATTTTTATCATTTATAATAAACATTTCTCCGCCGTTATTGTATTGAATATTATGAAGTAATTTCTGAATTGTTCCGAGCGATACATCCATCGCCACAACACCTAATACAGATCCATCTTGAGCTGTAATTGCTTTAGAAACTCCCACACTTAGCTTACCTGTTGCAATTTCATACATAGGTTGTCCCCAGTGAACCTTTTTCACATCAGCTTCTGAGTCTTTATACCAAGGTCTTGTCGTTGGGTCATATCCTTCTGGCACTTGTCCACCTTCAGCAAGATTGGCACTTAATGTTTTTTTATCTTTCGTACCAATATATAAGTCTAAAATGCCAGGATGATTCTTTTTATACTCCGAAAACTCTTTCGTCAAAAAAGCTTCCTCTTCTGGAGTAACTCCGTCTTGAAGCATATTACGAACCATCTCACTGTTCGCATAATACCCCATATCTTCATCCGTTCTTTGAACAAATGTCGTAAGTTGCTCTGTCACAAGATCCATCGTATTTTGAGAATACTGGTCTAAGGAGCGCACTTCCTTCTCTTTCTGTAATTGATACATAGCTGTACCTAATATTACGAACATCATAGAAATAAGTACCGAAAATACTACCGCAATTTTTAAACGTAAACTTCTTAACATCTTCCCCCAAGCATCCCTTCTCGTTGTATTGTAATCGCATTAATCATTATATTAAGTATAATGGATAAAATTAAAAAATTGAAATTTATTCTCACCTTAATACAATTAGAAAACTGACTACCACTTGTGCAAAAACAAATAGTTCATTATCCTTAAAATATAATCTCATTCGTTCGGAGGTAACTATGTTACAAAAATTCGGTTTCTCACAATATGAAAGCCAAGCTTACGAAGTTGTCGTATCAAGCAACGAACCATTAGATGCTACAACGATTGTGAAGCATTCTGGTGTGCCAAAAGCAAAAATATATGAAGTGCTAGCACGCCTGATCGATAAAGGAATGGTAATGGATTCTGTTTCGGAGAAGAAAAAGATGTATACAGCATTACCACTCAAGCTAGCAATTGAAAAATTAACGACAGAATTCCAATCCAATATTAAAGAATTGGAGACAACTATATCGAAAAAATCATTTACAGATGACCGTGTGTGGAGCTTAAAAATGCAATCTTCTATTCGCGTTCAAAGTAAAGAACTTATCAAAAGTGCAAAAGAATCGATTCGCATTTCAGCTTGGAACGATACTCTTTTAGAATATCTTCCGTTATTAGAAGAAAAAGCAAAACAAGGCGTCACAACCGAATCCCTTATCGTTGGAAACGTAGAAACAGACTTAGAAAACATGCATTTTCTAATCCCAGCCGAAGAACCTAACGCGCTAGAGCGATACTTACTGCTCATCGTTGACGACCGCGAAATTTTATTTGCTGGTGTAGAGCAAGAGTCATGGCAAGCGATGAAAACAATGTCACAACCTTTCGTGAAGTTCTTTACAGAATTTTTCTATCATGACGTTGCACTTGCAAAGATTACCCAGAAACACCATGATCTCTTTATGGAAGATGAAGAAATTAAGAGTTTGTTGATGAAGCTGAGATACTAAAAAAACGCCTCTATTACAAGGCGTTTTTTTCTACATTTCTTTTCTATTTTTCATCCTTAACACATAAGCACCTGCAATAATAAAACTAATTCCTAAAACGAATAAAGCGGTAAATTCATTGCCGACGCCGCCAGTAGCTGGTAAACGCACTTCATTATGAGTATTAGGTTGTTGCACCTGCTTCACATCAGCGGAAGGTTTCACTTCTCCATTCGGTGTTGGCTTATTTGGCTTAGAAGGAAGCGATGCCTTTTCTTCTTTCTTATTTTTTACAATATGTTTAATAATTTCTCCATTCTCTTTTATTTCAAATGCGAACGTCTCTTCATTTATTACATATCCATTCGGCGCTATTGTTTCTTTATACGTGTACTTTCCGTATGGGAGTTTGAATTTCGCTATACCTTTTTCATCCGTTTTTCCTTTTACTACTTCTTTCCCTTGTTCGTTGTAGATTGTAAACTCTGCATTTGGTAATTTTGTATTCCCATCCGCTACATCTACTTTCGTTATTTCTAACTCACCTTCTACTTTCTTATCTTGAACGATATGTTTAATAATTCCTCCATTCTCTTTTATTTCAAATGCGAACGTCTCTTCATTTATTACATATCCATTTGGCGCTATTGTTTCTTTATACGTGTACTTTCCGTATGGTAATTTGAATTTCGCTATACCTTTTTCATCCGTTTTCCCTTTTACTACTTCTTTCCCTTGTTCGTTGTAGATTGTAAATTCTGCGTTCGGCAGTTTCGTATTTCCATCCGCTACATCTACTTTCGTTATTTCTAACTCGCCTTCTACTTTCTTATCTTGGACGATATGTTTAATAATTTCTCCATTCTCTTTTATTTCAAATGCGAATGTCTCTTCATTTATTACATATCCATTTGGCGCTATCGTTTCTTTATACGTGTATTTTCCGTATGGTAGTTTAAATTTCGCTACACCTTTTTCATCCGTTCTCCCTTTTACTACTTCTTTCCCTTGTTCGTTGTAGATTGTAAACTCTGCATTTGGTAATTTCGTATTCCCATCCGCTACATCTACTTTTGTTATTTCTAATTCACCTTTTACATTTTCATTTTTCAGCTCTAATACAGCAGTTTCACCAGTTTTCACTTCAATTTTTTTAACACTTCCGTCTAACACATATCCAGCTGGCGCTTGAATTTCTTTGACGCTATATATACCGATTGGAAGATTCCCTAATTCTGCAATCCCCTTATCATTAGTCGTAACATTTTGTTTAAAGTTTTCATTAGATACTTCAAACACCGCTCCTTTTAATACTTCCTTTTTTTCTCCTAATTTCATAATCTTTAAAGATCCTACTGATTCCCAATTTACAACTAAATCTGTACTGATTTTCTCACTATTTCTTTGTAACAATACCGTTGTATTTTGAACTTTTTCTGATCCTTTAAAAGCTATTGCTTGTAAATTTGTTAAAGTAGACTTCACTTTCATTTTAAAATTACCACTACTCGTATTTTTCGGGATTAAGATTTTGAATTTTTCGTTAATTGATAATATGCTTTTCTCTTCTCCATTTTCATTTATAATTCGAAGCCCTTTAGGAGCATTTTCAGGAAGAATTGTATAAGAGCCAGATACCGCATTTGTTTGTACTGCATAAAATCCTGTTTCTAAATAATCACCTTTTTGTGTAGCAGTTTGTGAATCTACAGGATTAACTTTAAAGAATACATCTTGTGATCCAGTTTCTTTCTTTGAAGCCTCTACTAAACGCTTCATAAGATTATGTACACGTTCATTTTTTGCAACTAAATCTTCTTCCGTTAATTCATTTGCTGCAATCCATACTGCTAATTGTGTAGCATAATGCGCTTCTTCCGTTGTCGCTGCACCTAATTCAGATGGGCTTTTTTGAGGATATCCATTTAATAAAACACGATATACGGCATCAGATGTTTTCCCCATTTCAGGCAAATCCTCTCCATTGGGAGAACGTAAATCAGGCGTTAAACAATACGCAATACTACCCGAAGCCGTTTTAATTATTTCTGTCTTTATTTCACGCTGTTTCGAATTACTATAGCTCCAATCCATTTTATATGTTTCTCTGTTCATTACTTCTGCCTTTACTTGTGGCATTGCAATTCCTAATAAAATAATAAGAGCACTAAAAAAACTAAACCATTTTCCTACCATCTTTCGTTCCATTCTCTCCACCACCATATATAAATTTCTACATGAAGCAATCTTACTGTTTCATTGTACTTATAGTGAAAAAAAGAGAATAGGTGGTTTTTTTGTAGTATCTTGTCGAATTGTTGAGAAAGTTCCAAAGTAATAAGCCACTTTAAAATTGTTTGTTCTCACGCTGCTATTGACAAATAAATATTAAACGTTTTCATTTTTCAAATATAATACAAAAGGCACTTTATAAGTGCCTTTTTAACTTACGAGAAACAAATTTCTAACGAATACATATTACTTATCTTTTTC
This genomic interval carries:
- a CDS encoding YuzL family protein; the encoded protein is MAKLKKNPSKAGISAASVTGNAGPHNHGVEKGRQGNNQQYKKHNMGEK
- a CDS encoding D-alanyl-D-alanine carboxypeptidase family protein gives rise to the protein MKRTTVMIVMIATLFTGMIFFSYAQRQQAVRADQPSITGQYGITIDADTGEILYGKREDERSYPASIAKMMTTLLLLENVKEDEEITVTENAIKTESQSKKIKLRAGEKLKRDEALKLMLIISADPIAESIAEHIAGSKNEFVKMMNARAKELGTKHATFKNASGADALGNKVSPYDIAMITKEALKYPVVLEYMNSTRTTLHTSERSPNIANYGREELYDDPYAIGSKSGLSALGKYTVVTVDEKDGKRVINVVLSSTRTQLYPDTKKMAHYAFQQLK
- a CDS encoding proline dehydrogenase family protein, with the translated sequence MEQLMRNSFLFLSKNKALTKLAKKYGLRFGAGRFVAGETIELATAAIKQLNKQGLCVTIDYLGEFVDNEAEANEMANQSIEAIRAIGREGLDSQLSLKMTSMGLDISDEIVMNNMRRILEAAKENGVFVTIDMEDYTRCGKTIDIFKQLKSEYDNIGTVIQAYLYRTEKDMEELNAYSPNLRLVKGAYKEPEEVAFPDKKDVDDNYKKIIKMHLLNGNYTAIASHDEAIIEYTKKLAEEHNIPRDQFEFQMLYGIRNERQLELVKEGYKMRVYVPYGNDWYGYFMRRLAERPANVAFVLKGMVKK
- a CDS encoding YusU family protein, which encodes MSEKFNEQFDGLLEKYTELLLGESNEERKEQVQKWALYSYIAKTMPALVKHWNETYPDAKEEMVQLITDIKRLNEEKRNEQ
- a CDS encoding MTH1187 family thiamine-binding protein, whose protein sequence is MAIVDVSIIPVGTGNPSVSEYVAEVQKVLEKNADRVKYQLTPMNTVIEGDLPVILEVIQQMHEVPYTKGAQRVATTIRIDDRRDKVSTMEKKLNSVRSKL
- a CDS encoding methyl-accepting chemotaxis protein, coding for MLRSLRLKIAVVFSVLISMMFVILGTAMYQLQKEKEVRSLDQYSQNTMDLVTEQLTTFVQRTDEDMGYYANSEMVRNMLQDGVTPEEEAFLTKEFSEYKKNHPGILDLYIGTKDKKTLSANLAEGGQVPEGYDPTTRPWYKDSEADVKKVHWGQPMYEIATGKLSVGVSKAITAQDGSVLGVVAMDVSLGTIQKLLHNIQYNNGGEMFIINDKNMALVYPEKIGKDVSKEPLVKSLNKDVTKYAVTTLKGEDVVAYSQSFDLMKWKIGIFYPKETIDGLLNSMRNTVIIMACISLFVAIVASYLFSRRLARPLQLLTNHVQKVAEGDLTLQMKVTSKDEVGELTNHFNHMVEQMNEMVSKIKNSVSTVQQSTNNLHYLTNETVAASREVSGAMDDVSGGASTLANSVDEVSEQLENMIQSVEQMNSSVGEIKGVAGKAEEASKQGLNTMRNLVRTREQSSSIVVHTEEASGKLEQRVGSIQNVVELIKGISDQTNLLALNASIEAARAGEQGKGFAVVAEEVRKLAEQSKEATVEIATMIGDVQVEVRRVVEVVSKLKDIADIQNNVTTEAEAEFRTIMSVVNTISTSVEQIVEEVHNIGHEQGEITAVMHTIAGTSQESAAVSEEVNAATESQVNHLEKVAHTMESLTEHMRDLERLVEQFKIEE
- a CDS encoding TrmB family transcriptional regulator, with translation MLQKFGFSQYESQAYEVVVSSNEPLDATTIVKHSGVPKAKIYEVLARLIDKGMVMDSVSEKKKMYTALPLKLAIEKLTTEFQSNIKELETTISKKSFTDDRVWSLKMQSSIRVQSKELIKSAKESIRISAWNDTLLEYLPLLEEKAKQGVTTESLIVGNVETDLENMHFLIPAEEPNALERYLLLIVDDREILFAGVEQESWQAMKTMSQPFVKFFTEFFYHDVALAKITQKHHDLFMEDEEIKSLLMKLRY
- a CDS encoding SpaA isopeptide-forming pilin-related protein; translation: MERKMVGKWFSFFSALIILLGIAMPQVKAEVMNRETYKMDWSYSNSKQREIKTEIIKTASGSIAYCLTPDLRSPNGEDLPEMGKTSDAVYRVLLNGYPQKSPSELGAATTEEAHYATQLAVWIAANELTEEDLVAKNERVHNLMKRLVEASKKETGSQDVFFKVNPVDSQTATQKGDYLETGFYAVQTNAVSGSYTILPENAPKGLRIINENGEEKSILSINEKFKILIPKNTSSGNFKMKVKSTLTNLQAIAFKGSEKVQNTTVLLQRNSEKISTDLVVNWESVGSLKIMKLGEKKEVLKGAVFEVSNENFKQNVTTNDKGIAELGNLPIGIYSVKEIQAPAGYVLDGSVKKIEVKTGETAVLELKNENVKGELEITKVDVADGNTKLPNAEFTIYNEQGKEVVKGRTDEKGVAKFKLPYGKYTYKETIAPNGYVINEETFAFEIKENGEIIKHIVQDKKVEGELEITKVDVADGNTKLPNAEFTIYNEQGKEVVKGKTDEKGIAKFKLPYGKYTYKETIAPNGYVINEETFAFEIKENGGIIKHIVQDKKVEGELEITKVDVADGNTKLPNAEFTIYNEQGKEVVKGKTDEKGIAKFKLPYGKYTYKETIAPNGYVINEETFAFEIKENGEIIKHIVKNKKEEKASLPSKPNKPTPNGEVKPSADVKQVQQPNTHNEVRLPATGGVGNEFTALFVLGISFIIAGAYVLRMKNRKEM